One genomic window of Hemitrygon akajei chromosome 1, sHemAka1.3, whole genome shotgun sequence includes the following:
- the LOC140731555 gene encoding uncharacterized protein — MAQQQVHTGEKPFTCSDCGKGFTKSSQLLRHQSIHTGERPFTCSDCGKGFTRSSDLLSHQSVHTGEKPFTCSICGKRFTHSSTLQRHQRVHTGEKPFTCSVCWQTFTQSSTLQRHQRVHTGEKPFTCSDCGKGFTCSSHLQRHQRVHTGERPFTCSDCGKGFAQSSTLLAHRSVHTGEWRFTCSDCGKGFTQSFELLAHQSVHTGEWPFTCSDCGKGFTRSSALLAHQQVHTEEWPFTCSDCGKGFTRSSHLQRHQRVHTGEKPFTCSVCEKGFSQLSSLQSHQRVHTGEKPFTCSDCGKAFAQSSTLLAHQRVHTGERPFTCCECGKGFARSSHLQIHQRVHTGERPFTCYECGKGFTRSSHLQAHQRVHTGERPFTCCECGKAFTRSYLLLKHQRVHTG, encoded by the coding sequence atggctcagcagcaagttcacactggggagaagccattcacctgctcagactgtgggaagggattcactaaatcatctcagctactgagacaccagtcaattcacactggggagcggccgttcacctgctcagactgtgggaagggattcactcggtcatctgacctactaagtcatcagtcagttcacactggggagaagccgttcacttgctcaatctgtgggaagagattcactcactcttccacccttcagagacatcagcgagttcatactggggagaagccgttcacctgctcagtctgttggcagacattcactcagtcatccaccctacagagacaccagcgagttcacactggggagaagccgttcacctgctcagactgtgggaagggattcacttgctcatcccacctacagagacaccagcgagttcacactggggagcggccgttcacctgctcagactgtggaaagggattcgctcagtcatccaccctattggcacaccggtcagttcacactggggagtggcggttcacctgctcagattgtgggaaaggattcactcagtcgtttgaactactggcacaccagtcagttcacactggggagtggcctttcacctgctcagactgtggaaagggatttactcggtcatctgcTCTGCTggcacaccagcaggttcacacggaggagtggccgttcacctgctcagactgtgggaaaggattcactcggtcatctcatctgcagagacaccagcgagttcacactggggagaagccgttcacctgctcagtttgtgagaagggattcagtcagttatcctcactacagagtcaccagcgagttcacactggagagaagccattcacctgctcagactgtggaaaggcaTTCGCTCAATCTTCcaccctattggcacaccagcgagttcacactggggagaggccattcacctgctgtgaatgtgggaaaggatttgctcggtcatctcatctacagatacaccagcgagttcacactggggagaggccgttcacctgctatgaatgtggaaagggattcactcggtcatctcatctacaggcacaccagcgagttcacactggggagaggccgttcacctgctgtgaatgtggaaaGGCATTCACACGATCATATCTTctactgaaacaccagcgagttcacactgggtag